The proteins below are encoded in one region of Sphingobacterium sp. R2:
- the secG gene encoding preprotein translocase subunit SecG — protein MQGLLIGLIILASIILAFLVLIQNPKGGGLSSGFSGGTNLMGVKRTGDILEKGTWIMVIAIMVFSLGVNIIGTSPSTSKGGLGGQIEAPAQQGPLNLGTGQNPAGAPAGQEQTAPAQSQEKVPATAPTAKPAEEAKK, from the coding sequence ATGCAAGGATTATTAATCGGTTTAATCATATTGGCTAGTATTATTTTAGCGTTTTTGGTTTTAATCCAAAATCCTAAAGGAGGAGGTTTATCATCTGGTTTTTCGGGTGGAACGAATCTTATGGGTGTAAAACGTACAGGTGACATTTTGGAAAAAGGTACTTGGATCATGGTTATTGCCATCATGGTATTTAGCTTGGGTGTAAATATTATTGGAACATCTCCAAGCACATCCAAAGGAGGATTGGGGGGGCAAATTGAAGCGCCTGCTCAACAAGGTCCATTGAACTTAGGTACTGGACAAAATCCTGCTGGTGCTCCTGCTGGACAAGAGCAAACAGCTCCGGCTCAATCTCAGGAAAAAGTACCTGCAACAGCGCCTACCGCTAAACCGGCAGAAGAGGCTAAAAAATAG